The following is a genomic window from Bradysia coprophila strain Holo2 chromosome IV unlocalized genomic scaffold, BU_Bcop_v1 contig_5, whole genome shotgun sequence.
taaaaaatccttattttccttatttttcgcaaatttcaacgacggaaatcaaaattaagaagaaaaattcgatgcgcggcaaaaatcacaatttttattatttaacaaaaagaacTCTAATAAAAAGGTGGTGTCGTAGCTCATGATCAACACGACTGGTTTAacattatatttttgtggttccaCGCCACCTTCCGGCTCGAGAGTCTCGAGTAGAACTATTTGATTTAATATATAAATCACCCTTAACATTGTCTCAGACATGCGTCCTtacaaagcacctagcagggtaatagaaaaaaatagagtagtactttaatcgaagtatgcgaatatttccattccttttttttcataatgtcattgcaaaactaccattaaggctgctaatggtattattggtatcaaaaaactactctatttgacgtgtaaaaacctctattaccctgctaggtgctttggtccTTATAACAAACAATTCTAGGTTTTAGCCTCATTTACACttacttctttcaaatttacacgtttatactttcaccaatttattatttagaaATTCGAACGGGAAAGAACAGCTTTTGCAGTTAACGAGATCAAAATCTAATCCAGCAAGTTTTTAAACTTGAGGATGGAGTCAAGTTAGAATTTCCGCCGTAAGTACgtcttaaatttcaaaaaaaaattcgcatcGAAAACTGATTGAAAACTGCCACCCTACAAAAACGATAggtacgtcaaaataaacagtgattcgttttattttgaattttaaagcgCACTTACAGTGATAATTGGTAAAGCTAAGCTAAGCTTTGCTAAGAATCTAATTCAAGCCTTAAGCTCgtccaaaatattcaaattttcatcttgataaaagtgaattttacgatACAACCTTACAAAaacgatacgtcaaaataaaattgaggcGGACTTCCGATGTTAATTGCTGTAtcttatgctcaaaacaaacgaggcattgaaaacgtgttttggtcctagttttcattgacagatgcagcaatcgcgattttgaatagaaaaagttctaacttcatttgacagtttcgaaaatttcgtcatgaaaaataggatcAAAACACGTtctcaatgcctcgtttgttttgagcattagaataatttcgatttttatcgaaaaatttctcctcatttttccttaattccaataaacaatttccttatttctccttatttttgtgctaaaaccTCCTTAATTCCTTAATAGGGAGTCCAAATTTAGAGTGAGAGGCCTGACGTAGAgttgcgagcggagcgagcgatttttttttggttcactaGCTCGACTTAGTGAAAAATGATCTCAACATATTACCCGATTTTTCGGTGatcaaacgtttttctttgttatttgtCTCCCGCGAGGTTTATTGCTTGCAACTCATTTAATACccgaattcttttgaaaacagTCCTACCAGACGTGCCCATAGAaggcaaaactatttttattaaaaatcctCAATCCTCAACAGCGGAAGCTGATCGAAAAccacggttggtttgaaacgagattaaatagggaccacagaccaccaataattttttttttttttcatatttataatgagtgatggacaagaacatcacacaggaaaaaattagcccgaacccctgagccgtttctgagatcCAGTGGATGCGCTACCACAAGCAGTCAGGCACAGCCTGAgcacaaattttaatggggATCGGTAGAGGAAAAAATTCTAAGATATAAATactgtgtaaaaaatattatgCTTTCGGTAATTTGCTCTCGGAGCAATAActgttgaaaatcaaaatttcaccattttcgaagagtgatATATCCTTGACAAAGTGACTGAACCAGCCAGTCCAGATTGATTCTAGACGCGGTAAAtaagctctttcgaatggcgacaaaaaaattttgaaaatgttcttttgtCCAGATACATGTCAATGGAAAGGTAATTGTGAACAGAATTTGTTACTTGAAACAGTTTTACATTTGTTGATGTTCGCTGATATCGCAAACGTAAGTCAGCAGCTGTTACTGccacagaaaaaatattttttgataaaattttgacaattccAGGAAATAATCGAGTAGATTAACTGAGTCTCCGATTTATACTTCAAACTTTGAAGTTCAAAGGGACATTCATCATGTCACAACCCATGCATGTTTGGTGTCATTGGAAAGCTAAGACCAGTAGCAACAGCCACAGCAACAGCATAGTAACCATCAGATGTTCACCGGTGTAGTCaaattttaagcatttttCCAGCCGTTCATATCTCAGttcaaataaagtttaaaCCAAATGAGACCTCATTTGCCCTGAAAGtgcatgcaattacctttgtAATGCCACTtcacacgaccttgtacgtttCATGTATATGTAGATACCTCCACAAGAAAAAGGAATGTTTTCAGTATTCGATCAGTTATACCACTGCACTGTGCAGTGCACAAGAGTTgagtacttaaaaaaaaaatagttttggcTTCTATGGATTATTAcctatctaggcacatataaatgcgtccgatttcaagaGGACcgtttttaaacgaattccatttatacagaaaaaaatgacGTAAATCGATAATAACTGAGCAAGAACACTGTATCAAAACCGAGATCTAAACCTCACTCTGATTGGTGTATATTTTGCTTGTGTACTTTAGTCTTACTTTCTCAGCGCCCGCCTTATAATCCGGCTCtgactaaatttcactgacgtcgactgCAGTGTCCTTAAAACAGATTTTGGAGCTTGAACAGACCGGTggaataattcatttttaatatttcgcACTCGTGTAAACTTCAAAGCTAGAGGAAGCAATGACTAGAGTAATTCCAATTCGTTTCAGACGCTATCGataattttacaacaaattaaatttcttcgactcAATCTTTAAAGCGAAGACCATCAACTCTTTGTCGACTGTGTAATTTACTAAGTGAAAATGTGACTGACACCTGCGATGTGCCTAGTCAGTATTAGACGGAAAGAGAAGCCTCCGACTGTTGCAGAATCGTGAAGATGGGGACCATGTGGGGCGACTAATTCTTCTCATTTCGAAGAAAACATCTTCGGATGTACTAAacttattttcataaactgaTACAACTGATATGATGAGATAGAAGGAAAAGTAATTCAGACCAGTTATTTTAACCTGCCCTGGGGGATATGTCaaaagtttatatgaaaatatgcaATGACAAGTACTCAGTAAATATAAGGCAGGTTATAACTACCTGGACTTTGGAAGTCTATGCTCATATCAGTCTATTGTGCATATGCATTATCAATTTCGTATAGTGGTCCCAAATGACGattggaatttaaaaattcaaaaatgggcctttttgataacattttctttgttaaagTCAGGCGTCACCATTAGCGATTACAGTCTGTGTCTACCAACCAAGGCCTAGaattaaattcagaaaaattctgCTAATTTTATTCCacataataggccctgcttcGAACCTTAATTGGTGCCTTAGTTTAGCTGAGAGAATAAAAGCGTGAGCCCAAAGATATTTATGGGCGTacacattcaaaaaatttcgatgttttatcaatgaaaataagGAATGTGACACACCTCTAACTAATGATGTTATTATAAAGCTCCTGAAAGATGGTTACTTTCGCACTAATTTTTCTCACCGAAAACGcacaaatatttaaactaAAGCGTTTCTTccaaaacgtaattttttaagattaagacacttcaagcaaaagtgcttcgagtgacagctgccaaatagacactattttgtatgaagattGTTTCCCAATTTTATCACAGTGTTAAactttgtttgatacactgttcaGTTTCAGTACACTTTTTAAAGTACCACTCATGGCTGAATAGGCGATCCACCTTAATGTCTCTATACGAGTTCcatatttttcgtgtttctgcggatatttgacaaaaaaaaatcgagaaaaaaacgATCCGTCCGATCCCATCCTTATTGGAAGTTAAGTACCACTTTTGAAGTGcgccaaaaatgtaaatatttttaactgagagttgacacaaaaaaaaacggccATTCAGAGAGCAATGTAAATGTGACAGATGCGTAATTACACCTCCGAATTTAAGTCAGTaaccgtggatttacatagcaacgtaaaagtgacagatgcaatgttttttaaatactgcaacccgaaatttcattcataaaattaaaattatgaatgaaatttcgagttgccgtatgagaaaatttttgcatctgtcacttttacgttgctatgtaaatccacagtaagCGTGAAAATGAGTTGCTATGCGGTATGTTTTGAAATGGAAGGCGCACTTACAGCGTGAATTATGGTCTTTCACTTTCATTGAGTTGAATCAATTGGCGCCAAAAATGTCATACATCAATCTGACATTGTAAACCATCTAATACAATTATGCTGTCAATTTGAcgtcattttttcttaaatgtcAGCTAATGTTTTCTACCCAGCTACTACACCATATCTATATTTATAAAGACTCCGCCATTATATTTATCTTGTGAGACTcagtgagaaaaaaaaatatttggaaaacaCAACAACAAGGTGACTTCTTCATCAACAACAGTTACATAAAATTGAAGTgaataaatttggtttgatCGAAATATCGAATACAGTTGTTTATAATGAGTAACAAGGATATTATGTATTCTGAACACTTGTAGCCACCGACAGAATtgtcgaaagaaaaaaaaattctcatttgTGCCCATTTGCATAATTaaaccgaaataattttttgtaactttttcaTTTGCGTAATTATACCGTTTGTGTGTactcaaacaaaacaaaatattttcagtttgaGTGAAGCGCAGAGTGTAACGGGAgtgtttcaaaataaataaaaaagaagaacgaaAACAAACGATTTTCCAATCAGAAACGTATCTGATTTTTGTTCATGGTggaaatataaacaaaacattttttttttcgatttacaaTCGCTCAGAAAGACAGTTTTCTTTGTGTGTTTGTGACATCATTTAACATTATACCCGCTTGGGTTTTCGATTCGATTTTAGTGATCGGGAAAAACTTATCGATTTAATATCAGTCGCATTTCGTGAACGGttctaataaaatcaaaacggTTGATTTGAGTGTGTAATGTGCGCAAAGATTAGAGACAATAAACTCcaaaacgacaatttcattcaCATAGCATTAAAGAAACGATCAGCCATTCATCCATCCACAATGTTTAGAATTGGTGGTGCTCAACAGGGAATAATATGCGTACCGATGCAAACAGCCGCTATTGTCAATCAAATAATAGGTTTTAGCTGCAGATATTAAATtgggaaaaatatatatatttatccaGTCCAAGGccaataaatatatatattaacTATAGCTACTAAGGAATCACCAACCCCCTTGCATCGTTTAACAAAGAAATTGTTCGTTCAGATTATTTGGAATAAgttttaagttgaaaatttgcaaCCGCACGCACCTTAGTTtaattcaacaacaacaacaacaaaatttaatttttatttattcttcatTGACCTTCGTAACAACGCACAACACACGTCCACTACAAAATGAAGCTACTCGAGAGTTCACAATTCGAGGCAATCAACAATGCACTTTCCATCAAAACCGGTGACAATACGTGCACCATATACGGTCGCATCGAAAGCTATTCATGCAAAATGATCGGCGCTGAAAAGGCGTTGTACAAACGGTTTGCCGAAACTAGCGGTGTTGGTCCGCATGATTTACAGGCGCTGTCGCCACCACAAACACTGATGGACTTGTCGCCGAATATCGGTCAGGGTAGCTATTCGGGCGACGAAGGTATCATTTTGTGCGACACAATATCGCGGAAGACTTTGTTCTATTTGATTGCAACGTTGAACGCCGCATTCGAGCCGGATTACGATTTTAGCGATGCTAAGGTATGGACATTTTGCATTGTTTGGAGAGTGGCGGCACCAGTCACCGAACACCAActgtttttttcattcataacgaattttatcaatgaaagaacaataggtACTACTGGTATATGTCCGGTGACTGGTGCTGCCACcctatttaaatattttacgttTTTCGTTCAACTGTGTTACCGACATTGTTGTAACCAgtcatttttgtaatttctttGATATTTTCGGTGTTACGGCTTCGTACGAGACTAATGTGTCGCAGCGTCTGCTACGTCCTCTATTTGGTTTAACCTTTACATTATCAAAAGTTCATTAACGCACATTTTCTTGGAGTACTGCCAGCAAACATTTATCAATCACGCGCTAATCGTTTGAGCCCCGTATTGAGCGTAGGTCATAGAAATTGACTGTTGAAaactttccaatttttttttctgaggGGGTTCATATTAGAAATACAACTggaaaaaaaaccaataacATTCTCCATTCTaatgaacaaattttgacgtaaacaaaacattcaaaagaaaatgaaaattttttgaattacgAGCGATTTTCAAGGcattttttcgacaaaaacTACAATCTGTATAGGAGGGTAGACGTACCATTCGTCGGACACCATTAATTGGTTCAAAACTTCCTACAAcatcacaaataaaaaacctCCTCCATGTTGTCACTGTGCTCCAAGCTTCCCATTACAGCTACATTGTCTTTTTGTGTGGCCATACTTATGCGCTGCTTGAGGAAAGATTTTGATATCGTTTCATCTGTCTTCAGTTCGATCATCTTTCATAATTCGCCGAAAAATTTAATCGCGTCCTGACATCACGATTGTTCCTACTGAGAATGGTACGAAATGATAATTGCGTTCGATCAACCAACGTTCTGTATTTGGATTCCTTTTGCTTGGCCTTATCATCCATTGTTTTTCCTGCTGTTCTGGTGCTGTGTTTCCAATTGCTGGGAGCGTATGTGTTGGTGCAATTGGCATCCCACACCAGTGTCCTACCGTTGTGCCAAAGAACCAATCTGATTCCATCGACTCGTTTCCCATCCTCTTGGACAATAGGACAATTGGTGTCAAACGACTCATACATGTCCAATTACTGGTACATCTACCCTATCACAATGGTGTTGTTGTTTCTGcgagaaaacatttatttacatatTGTGTGCTGTACTGACCTATCCCAGAACAATTTTCTTCTagcagggcttactttagagaattttaattctgaaaattccgaaaattctgaaaaaattccgaaaaagttccgaaaaattgtgaaattttttttttgtcacacgATCCATGTTGACAAGAGAATATTTGGGAGACGGGTTCCAGTGACTAGACGAAAGTACATTTTATTGTTCTCATTGTGGTAGTAAAGTACCGCCTAAACGGTTCACGCTTATTTACTAGCACAGTGACAAGCATCGGAAAACACTATAAGTACCCGAGGCCACAAATGTCTAGAACAGGCGTGGATGTAATGTGAGGAAGGCATTGATTTCGTTTGATTTGTACATATTGTTAGACTGAACGAAGATAGTCTTTTTTcacttttgtcgttttttttgttgtttttcgttgaatttaaaatcatcataaaaatcaaacgaaaaccCCCACCAATACCGTTCACAGAGTCATGAGTTCAGCAAAGAGCCATCACTGCACGGCATCATGAATTCGGTTCACGCTAATTTGTCGGCAATAGCCGGAGATCAGTACCAGAATCTGCGGCAAGCACTTTGGTCATCCGTTGACGACGAGATCGAATTGAACGATTGCGACATCTACAGCTACAATCCGGATCTGAATTCGGATCCGTACGGCGAGCCGGGCTGCTTATGGTCGTTCAATTATTTCTTCTAcaacaagaagaagaagcgCATTGTGTTCTTCACATGCCGAGCTAATAAGTATGTGTGGAAATGGATGAGTGAACCAACGGAaaccaaataaataaatttgtctcATTAATAGCTCACTGCATACTGATTCTGGCATCGGTTCCGATGAGTTCGCAATGGACGATGACAGCTTTGACTATTAGTTTTTCGACGCTTAGTTATGTAAGTAAAAAACAGACTTCAGTTGACGTGCTTCTGAaggaaaaacattaaatgaaCGTTTGCTGTTTgtgtgaaaaacaaaacaaaagaaaatgagagaaaatatTCTATTCAAAATGGTTATATTTATAGATCATAAGTTTAGGtgcaaaatgttatttcaaaaaaaaaaaacgaaaatgaatttttaaatgtgCGAAAAGCAACCAAGAATGATATGGTcgaacaattttctattttctattaTACAATGATGAACAAAAGCAGGTGAGAGCTGCGACGTGagaatttgttcaaaatggTATAAGCGATGCTGGCAATGATCTGCTGTCTTCTtcatttctacatttttattcttttatttggaaaacaaaacacaatttgAGTATAATTCGTATAAATGAATTAATCGTCCATTCAGAgacgaattttgttttgttttttccaATGTGTTTAACAGACAGATCACATTTTAATATGTGTCCAACTGACCTGTTAagatatcaacaaaaaatcatttatcggGTTCATAACGGTTGTATTAACCTTTTGTCAGTGCGAAAGTTACAATATTGTCGTTACGATGGTaacaattttggttttgtttgcGCGGATTATGCGGAATCGATGAATTTTTTATAGTTGAAATAGCCTGAGAAAGAGGCTGCCCAGCCCATACGAAATGACTCAAATCCAACATTGTGCAActtaagaaataaataaaaaaattggtcgAAAATGGTCTCTGACGAGAATAAAGGGGGAACTGGGTAATGTAGATGAAAGTTGATTCagacaattttaaaatgtaactGCAGTTACGCATAGCAACGCTAGTTTGaccgaaaattcttttgttttcaatcatttttcaattgttttgaaaagtCAAACGCAATTTGGTCGattgattcatttcaatcatCCCAATTGCGTAGCTTTCGCatgtttgacatttcaaaacaattggaaaaggattgaaaacaaaagaattgtcGGTCAAACTCGCATTGCTATGTGTATCTACAGCAATCACTTATATTGCTATATGTTGaagttaacgaaaaatttccttTGTTTTGCGTTTCACATTGTCATAAACTGTCAACTTGCATTTTTGCTGCTTTTTCTCTATTGAAatgaatcaaagaaaattagtAGCAAATgcaagtttgacattttaagACAATGCGAAAAGggctgaaaacaaaagaaatttttcgttaactttACATTGCTATTTAGATGAGCAGTGAGATTTGTTGACGAACAGTTTTATTACGTACGGGCATGGAAATAATGCGGTATCCTGGTAACCTAGGTActaatttcgttaaaaaattgaataccgTGAAATGAACAAAGCACCGGTAAATATATGGACCGCCAAAtcagttttacatttttggttaGCGGGAAATTTTGAGTATGTTACCGGgaattaatagttatttataccaACGAGTGATAACTGCTTCAGGCACTAGACGTGTAGATTGTCATTGGATGCCGTAAACCAAGTGTGTTACAAGCTTGTGccttaaaaatcaaaaagcacTTATCATCGAGTTGCCAAAGAGAGTTGAGAGAAAGATCATTTCCATGCCCGATTACGAACTCGTCTAGCTggagaatttgtttttcgtgTCTAATTTGAGTAAATTACTGCAACTTTACTAAACGAAACGACAATTCCGAACGAGCTACGTATTATTTCATCTGCTAGCAGAACGTAAACTTGCATTACGCAAACGATCACTGAAACGTGTGAGGATTGACACAATTACATCAGCGAGCGCTCCTGCTCTTCAATCAATAAACTTTTAAGTGATCATGACACGTGATCATTGGATCATGTAATTATTCTGAATGACGTTCTGgcaataataattttcgtaCTGACAAAGCACCATTTACCGTTGTAATCCAACAGCAGATCCATCGCCCCTGTCATTGATTCAAACTGATTTTAGattgtattt
Proteins encoded in this region:
- the LOC119071585 gene encoding repressor of RNA polymerase III transcription MAF1 homolog translates to MKLLESSQFEAINNALSIKTGDNTCTIYGRIESYSCKMIGAEKALYKRFAETSGVGPHDLQALSPPQTLMDLSPNIGQGSYSGDEGIILCDTISRKTLFYLIATLNAAFEPDYDFSDAKSHEFSKEPSLHGIMNSVHANLSAIAGDQYQNLRQALWSSVDDEIELNDCDIYSYNPDLNSDPYGEPGCLWSFNYFFYNKKKKRIVFFTCRANNSLHTDSGIGSDEFAMDDDSFDY